The Mucilaginibacter rubeus genomic interval TGGCACCCACTTTAACATTAACGCATATAACGATAACCAGGAAATCACCACCACGTTGCTTGAAGGCTCAGTTAAAATGAGTAAAGGCCTGGCGGCAGTAATGCTGTTACCGGGTCAGCAAGGTAGTGTAAATCAAAACGGTTCATCAATAAAGGTACAAAAGGCCGATGTTGAAGCAAACATGGCGTGGATAAACGGCTTTTTTGTATTTCATGATCAAAGTATTGTGAATATCATGAAGCAGGTAAGCCGCTGGTACGATGTGGATGTTGAATATCAGGATGCCCAGGTTCAGGAAAATGAATTTGGTGGTACTATATCAAAATACAGGGATATTAAAGAGTTGCTTGATAATATTAAGCTAACCGGCAGTATCCATTACAAAATTGAAGGAAGGAGGGTTATCATTATGAAGTAATCAGCTACTTACATAATGCTATCCTTAAAGATGGCCAGGAGCGTTCGCACCGCCCCTGGCACAATGCTACGGGTAGCAAATCAGGTCAGTTAACGATCATTTTTCTCACAACCAATTATTTAACCTAACATTCAAATGTACAAAAATTCTACTGCATTAAAGCGCGGGCAGATACCCCGTGCTGTATCAAAAATATTTCTGATCATGAAATTGTCGTTCTTTTTGTGTCTGGTTTCGATACTTCAGGTAAGTGCCTCAACCACATTTGCACAAAGGATAAGCCTAAGTAAAAATAACGCTTCGCTGGTGGAAACGCTTAAGGACATCCACAGGCAAAGCGGCTATAGCGTGCTTTATAACACCAAAATGCTAAAAAAGGCGTTGCCCGTAAGTGTAGACCTTAAGGATGCAGCACTTGAAGAGGTATTGCGCGAGTGTTTCCGTGATCAGCCTTTTAGTTATGTCATTAACAATACCACCATTGTAGTTACACCCAAACCGGCTGAAAAGAAACCGGTACAGGTGATAACAGTTACAGGTACGGTAAAAGATCAGAAAGGTGCCCCTTTACCAGGAGTAACCATAAAGGTTAAAGGCAGCAACACAGGTGCGCAAACCAATATCGACGGTAATTATAGCATTACTGTAGATAATAACGCCGTACTGGTTTACTCATTTGTAGGCTTTGTTAACCAGGAGATAACGGTTGGTAACCAAACCAAAATTGATGTAGTACTTAAAGAACAAACATCGGCACTTAACGAAATTGTGGTGGTTGGTTACGGTACACAAAAGAAGGTAAACCTTACAGGTGCCGTAGCAACGGTAACCGGCGAAACATTGAATAAACGCCCGGTAGTGAATACAGCGTCAATGCTTGAAGGTTTAGCTCCGGGTGTACAGGTAAACACAGGTTCTGGCGAGCCGGGAAACGAGGCTGTATCTATCCGTATCCGCGGTAACAGCACGTTTAGCGGTGCAGGTTCAGATCCATTGGTGTTGATTGATGGTGTTCCGGGTAACTTTGCTGATCTTAACCCAACTGATATTGATAACATATCTGTTTTGAAAGACGCAGCTTCGGCTTCCATATATGGTTCAAGGGCCGCAAACGGCGTGGTATTGGTAACAACCAAACAAGGTAAAGCCGGCCAGATGTCTGTTACTTATGATGGTAATTTAGGCTACAACAGTCCTACTAAAATGTTTAAACTGGTAACCAACTCTGCCCAATATATGGAGATGTTTAACCAGGCCCGTATCAACAGCGGTACAACAGATCCGGGTTCACTTTATCCGCAAGATCAGATCGACCTGTACCGCACCAGTACAGACAGGCTGCATTATCCGAATACCGATTGGCTAAGCCTCATCTTCAGGACAGCGGTAACACAAAACCACAACCTGACTTTTAGCGGCGGCAGCGAAAAAACCACTTACAATGTATCATTAGGCTATGTTGATCAGGATGGTATTGAGCGGGGATTTGATTACAAAAGATATAGCGCGCGTATCAACCTAACTTCAAAAATCAATGATCATATCAAATTTGGTACTAACGTATTGCTAAAATCGGGTACCAGGGGCGCTGTAGCCGGTAACCCTTCATCGCCAAGCCAATGGGATGGTTCATCGATGGACCTTTTTCTTTCGGCCATGTCACAGGCGCCTACTTACGGCCCTTACCTAACTGACGGCAGCGGGCATTACACCTACAAAGCTTACGACTTTGAGTACAACAACAAAAACCCTATAGCTGTATTGGATCAAAACTTCCGGAGGATCACTAATGATTATGCGGTAAATGCTCAGGGTTGGTTTGAAGTTCAGTTTAACAAAGACTTTTCATGGTATACTAAAGGTGCGGTGAACTTTAACATGAATAAGTACAAGGATTTTAAAGCTACCCTTGATGAGTACAACTTTAAAACAAATCAACTGGCTACCTCACTTGACCTTGGTAAAGGCTTAACCGATCAGGATGAGCAAACCGTATACACCAACTTATTCAGTTATTTAAACTACGCGCATAACTTTCATGGGCATAACCTTAAGGCACAAGTTGGCTACAGTATTGAGCAAAGTAAATATCAATACCTGCAGGGCTACCGCAAAAACTTTCCAGACCTTGATCTGCAGGAGTTGAATGCAGGCGGTTCGGACATACAAAATGCTTATGGCAGCAGCAATCAATGGGCTTTAATGTCGTACTTCGGCCGTTTAAATTATGATTATCTGGGCCGTTACCTGTTAGAGGCTAACGTGCGCGATGACGGAAGTTCAAAATTTGCCGGCAAAAACAAATGGGGCGTGTTTCCATCGTTTTCGGCGGGCTGGCGTGTTACAGAAGAGCCTTTTGTAAAAGCTATGAATTTAACCTGGCTGGATAACTTCAAACTAAGAGGCTCATGGGGACAATTGGGTAATCAGAATATAGTTATTAATGGCTACGGCGCCAATTATCCATATCAGGCCTTACTGAATTTCACCGGTAACTATTCTTTTGACAATTCAACATTGGTAACCGGTGTAGCTCAGCAAAACCTGAACAACCCGGCCATTAAATGGGAAACTACCACCATGACTGATATTGGCCTGGATGTTACCGTTTTCAAAAACTTTAACTTAACTGCCGATTGGTATAACAAAACAACATCTGATATTTTAAGACAGGCCCAGGTTACAGCGGCTGTTGGCTTAAGCGCACCTACTATTAATGACGGTTCGGTGAATAACCGTGGTATTGAGCTTGGCATATCATACAATAACGTAATAACTGACGGTGCTTTAAGAGGTTTAGCCTTTAATGTAGGCGCAAACGTTGATCATAACAGGAACAAACTGGTAAAATTTGGTCAGACCGAAATTGGCGACTATACCATTAACCAAAACGGACAGCCATGGAATTCATTCTATATGTTGCAGGTTATCGGCATATTCCAGTCGGCACAAGAGGTAGCTAATTCACCTAAACAGTTTTCTGACTCTACACTACCAGGCGACTTAAAATATAAAGATGTAAACGGTGACGGCAAAATTGACCAGAATGACAGAACAATTATTGGCGGTGTTTATCCAAAATTAAATTACTCATTTAATTTATCGGCCAGCTTTAAAGGTTTTGATTTGTCGGCCATGATGCAGGGCGTTTACGGCGTTAAATCATATGTATCTGGTTGGGGCACTATACCTTTTGTACAGGGATCATCGCCAACTACAGATTGGCTGAACGCCTGGACACCAGAGCATCCTTCAACCACTATGCCACGCCTTTATTTCGGCCAAAGTGCACCTGATAAAATCGGTCGCCGGTCTTCATATTTCCTGCAGGATGCATCATACTTAAGACTTAAAAACCTGGTGTTTGGTTATACCCTTCCGTCGCAGCTTACCAAAAAGATAGGTATCAACAGGTTTAGGGTTTATTTTGCAGGCGATAACTTGTTAACCATTACCAAGTTTAAAGGCCTTGACCCTGAGCGTTATGGCAGCGGCGACCAGGTGCAGTACCCGCAAAATAAAATCTACTCTTTTGGTTTGAACGTTTCCTTTTAATTAGCCCCATGAAAAATCGAATTATAATAACCATCATATTAATTACATCGCTGTTTTTAGGCGCATGTAAAAAGGCGCTGGACCTTAATCCTAACGACCAGATCGCCACCTCAACTTTCTATAAAACGAAGGCGGATTTTGATGCAGCTTTAGCAGCTGTTTACGCTTCACTTCAAACCGAAGAATTTTCCTATGGCATGGGCTTTAGGGATGGGTTTACCGATAACGGCTATAACCAGTTTAATTCGGGAGCTGCTAAAGATTTTGTACAGGGTAATTTTAACCCTACAACCGGCGGTTACGAAACTGCTATTTATAACGACAGCTATGTTGGCATTGCAAGAGTAAACTTATTTCTGCAAAACTTAGGCGGTTACAAAGGCGCGGATATTTCTGATAGCCAGCGTAAAATTTACGAAGGCGAAGTAAGGTTTATCCGCGCCTTTCTTTACTTCCAGTTATACAGCATTTATGGTGATGTACCTTTGGTAGTACAGCCGCTTGGCCTGAGCAATCAAAAACAACCTAAGGTGCCTGCGGCACAGGTACTCGCTCAAATTACTGCCGATCTTGATTATGGCATTGCTAATTTGAGCAGCAACGCTTATTACGCTAACGGTGGCCATGCCGCGGCATCATCTGCCAAAGCTTTAAAGGCAAGGGTATTACTATTTGCAGCTTTCGGTAACACCGGTACTGCTGACGCTACCATGCTAACCCAGGTGCGCGACCTTTGTCTTGATTTGATGGGCCAATACAAATTAAGCACCAATTTTGAAGACATCTTCAGGGATGCTACCCAGAAAAACAACACCGAGATCATGTTTTCGGTTAACTTCCTGGCACCAAATAATACAGCTCCGTGGGATATGTATTATGGCGACTGGGATGCCTGCGCGCCAATGCAAAACATGGTAGATGCCTACGAGTGTACTGATGGTCAACCGTACGGTACTTCGCCGTTAACTGATACTAAAAACCAGTTTAATAACCGCGACCCGAGGCTTGCTAAAACCGTATATGCTGATTCGGTTTATTTTGGCCCCGGCAAAGTTCACCATCCTTCCAACCTTAGGCCTACAGGCTACGGTATTATCAAGTTCCTGGAACCTAACAACATCCCTTATGGTTTCTCCACCCTTAGCCAGCAGGACGCAGTTATATTACGTTTAGGCGAAGTAATGCTGATGTATGCTGAAGCGCAAAATGAGATTGCGGGTCCTGATGCTACGGTTTATAAAGCCATGGCAGATTTACGTGCACGTGCAAATATGCCTGCCTATCCGACCGGTTATACCAAAGATCAGATGCGCGAACGCATCAGGCATGAACGCCGTGTTGAGCTTGCTTTTGAAGGCTTGCGCCATTATGATCTGTTAAGATGGCACATTGCCGGCCCTGTGCTTAACGCGGTAAAATCAACCCTCATTAATTATCATTTTGAGGATAAGTTTTACCACTGGCCACTCCCTCAAACAGAAATTGATAAGAGCGGAGGTGTCCTGATACAAAATCCGGATTATAAATAATCAATTGAAAAAAGCAGCGGCAAATTCACCGCTGCTTTTTTATTAACACTAAAAATATTTCGTCAACATCCTTTGTAAAAGTTAGCGACACCGCTAAATCTAAGTTCAATACCAAGCTCCAGCAACTAAAATTTTAAACATAATAGTTTTAAATTCGTATAATTAACCCGTCTTAGCATTCCGAAGCGTGTTTTTTACGATAGTTACAATTATTCATTTGCAGGTTGGTAGTTTTTGATAAGATTTCAGGGATTTGGTCCCGCCTGGTTGGAAATGGAAAGGATTTGCCGCTAACAACCCGGATTTTTCACTCCATCTGCCTGATATGCATTCTTGCCCTTGTCTATAACATTCCCTTGAATTTTTTTGTAGGCCTTCCTGACATCGCTTTTATAAGCGCGGGGACTCTACTGATTGTTATTGTTCTCTATCTCGCGTCCAGGATCAAAGCGTATACCGGTATAGGCATCT includes:
- a CDS encoding TonB-dependent receptor: MYKNSTALKRGQIPRAVSKIFLIMKLSFFLCLVSILQVSASTTFAQRISLSKNNASLVETLKDIHRQSGYSVLYNTKMLKKALPVSVDLKDAALEEVLRECFRDQPFSYVINNTTIVVTPKPAEKKPVQVITVTGTVKDQKGAPLPGVTIKVKGSNTGAQTNIDGNYSITVDNNAVLVYSFVGFVNQEITVGNQTKIDVVLKEQTSALNEIVVVGYGTQKKVNLTGAVATVTGETLNKRPVVNTASMLEGLAPGVQVNTGSGEPGNEAVSIRIRGNSTFSGAGSDPLVLIDGVPGNFADLNPTDIDNISVLKDAASASIYGSRAANGVVLVTTKQGKAGQMSVTYDGNLGYNSPTKMFKLVTNSAQYMEMFNQARINSGTTDPGSLYPQDQIDLYRTSTDRLHYPNTDWLSLIFRTAVTQNHNLTFSGGSEKTTYNVSLGYVDQDGIERGFDYKRYSARINLTSKINDHIKFGTNVLLKSGTRGAVAGNPSSPSQWDGSSMDLFLSAMSQAPTYGPYLTDGSGHYTYKAYDFEYNNKNPIAVLDQNFRRITNDYAVNAQGWFEVQFNKDFSWYTKGAVNFNMNKYKDFKATLDEYNFKTNQLATSLDLGKGLTDQDEQTVYTNLFSYLNYAHNFHGHNLKAQVGYSIEQSKYQYLQGYRKNFPDLDLQELNAGGSDIQNAYGSSNQWALMSYFGRLNYDYLGRYLLEANVRDDGSSKFAGKNKWGVFPSFSAGWRVTEEPFVKAMNLTWLDNFKLRGSWGQLGNQNIVINGYGANYPYQALLNFTGNYSFDNSTLVTGVAQQNLNNPAIKWETTTMTDIGLDVTVFKNFNLTADWYNKTTSDILRQAQVTAAVGLSAPTINDGSVNNRGIELGISYNNVITDGALRGLAFNVGANVDHNRNKLVKFGQTEIGDYTINQNGQPWNSFYMLQVIGIFQSAQEVANSPKQFSDSTLPGDLKYKDVNGDGKIDQNDRTIIGGVYPKLNYSFNLSASFKGFDLSAMMQGVYGVKSYVSGWGTIPFVQGSSPTTDWLNAWTPEHPSTTMPRLYFGQSAPDKIGRRSSYFLQDASYLRLKNLVFGYTLPSQLTKKIGINRFRVYFAGDNLLTITKFKGLDPERYGSGDQVQYPQNKIYSFGLNVSF
- a CDS encoding RagB/SusD family nutrient uptake outer membrane protein, with the protein product MKNRIIITIILITSLFLGACKKALDLNPNDQIATSTFYKTKADFDAALAAVYASLQTEEFSYGMGFRDGFTDNGYNQFNSGAAKDFVQGNFNPTTGGYETAIYNDSYVGIARVNLFLQNLGGYKGADISDSQRKIYEGEVRFIRAFLYFQLYSIYGDVPLVVQPLGLSNQKQPKVPAAQVLAQITADLDYGIANLSSNAYYANGGHAAASSAKALKARVLLFAAFGNTGTADATMLTQVRDLCLDLMGQYKLSTNFEDIFRDATQKNNTEIMFSVNFLAPNNTAPWDMYYGDWDACAPMQNMVDAYECTDGQPYGTSPLTDTKNQFNNRDPRLAKTVYADSVYFGPGKVHHPSNLRPTGYGIIKFLEPNNIPYGFSTLSQQDAVILRLGEVMLMYAEAQNEIAGPDATVYKAMADLRARANMPAYPTGYTKDQMRERIRHERRVELAFEGLRHYDLLRWHIAGPVLNAVKSTLINYHFEDKFYHWPLPQTEIDKSGGVLIQNPDYK